Below is a genomic region from Candidatus Chlorobium masyuteum.
AAACAAGCTGACGACATTCGATAATGGTATACAGACCATTGTCTATGCCAACATAGCGCTCGCCAATGTTCTCTTCTCCTATGGGCTTGAGACCTCATATCTCAAGGTTGCCTCTGATTCTGCCAACAGGGAGAGTGATGAAACCCGGCTTTTTTCAACAGCGTTTATCTCTCTTTTTCTTACCTCGACCCTTTTTGCCCTGCTGATAGCACTTTTTGCCCCCGAACTTTCCCGATTGATAGGCCTGTCGGCTTCTGACTTTCCATTTATCCGCTATGCGGCACTGATTTTATGGCTTGATACCCTTCTGGTCATACCCTTTGCTGAACTTCGTCTCAAAAGAAAGGCGCTGCAATTTGCCATGGCAAGAGTCGGCGGGGTTATTGCCGTTGTCATCAGTGCTCTTCTGCTTATTCTTCAGTTCAATGCCGGGCTGCACGGTGTTTTTATTGCAGAGGCATTCGGTTCTTTAGTCAGTCTGATTTTTGTCGTGCCCGTTTTTCAGCAGTTCAGGCTCTTTTTCTCAACTCTGCAGTTGCGTGAAATGCTGCGTATCGGTCTTCCCTATGTTCCGACCGGGATTGCCGGACTTCTGATACACCTCATTGACCGGAACATTCTGATCAGGATATCACCAGCGGAAATTGAAAGGATATATGGCAAAGGTTTCGAGGCTTCGGATATTGTAGGTATCTATGGACGAATTGCAGCATTCGGCGTGGTGCTTCAGCTCTTTATCCAGGTGTTCCGTTTTGCCTGGCAGCCCTTTTTCCTTCAGCATTCGAAGGATCCTGATGCCAAACAGCTTTTCCGGCATATCCTGAGTATCTCTACCCTTTTTAC
It encodes:
- a CDS encoding lipopolysaccharide biosynthesis protein; this translates as MFSKLKLLFKDTVIYGVSSILARSLNYLLVPLYANKLTTFDNGIQTIVYANIALANVLFSYGLETSYLKVASDSANRESDETRLFSTAFISLFLTSTLFALLIALFAPELSRLIGLSASDFPFIRYAALILWLDTLLVIPFAELRLKRKALQFAMARVGGVIAVVISALLLILQFNAGLHGVFIAEAFGSLVSLIFVVPVFQQFRLFFSTLQLREMLRIGLPYVPTGIAGLLIHLIDRNILIRISPAEIERIYGKGFEASDIVGIYGRIAAFGVVLQLFIQVFRFAWQPFFLQHSKDPDAKQLFRHILSISTLFTMFLALAASLFVPDLVRYHYGGSFYLLPPRYWIGLSVLPWIFLSYVFDMVSTNLSAGLLITGNTRYLPVVTFSGAAVTALCCWWLIPLGGMDGAAYAIVAGTLTMCLVMAWYSLRLFPVSHDWLKLGLFLAAGVALAWFQSMFPSAVPLAGSAIVFNAGLLLLYLVCAVLLFREEAALVAIRVRGKFGR